In Streptomyces sp. NBC_00448, the following are encoded in one genomic region:
- a CDS encoding helix-turn-helix domain-containing protein, whose protein sequence is MTTGAGEPGGGTEEQDWDEGATDILKTVGKQVKLWRERAGLKQAELGARIGYSEELVSSVERGRRAPKPEFLVAADEVVGAGGMLAAFTEDVERARYPKKVRDLARLEADAVELCGYAGTVMHGLLQTEDYARALYRMRRPVMDDDIIETNISARMDRQGIFGRRPAPFISFVQEEATLRRPVGGRSVLRGQLEHLLEIGRLRHVEIQVMPTALEDHAGLSGPFQLIVPRVGPKVGHVEVQQFSRVVSDQKEVRRLDALYGIIRAQALTPRESLAFIEKVLGET, encoded by the coding sequence ATGACGACCGGGGCAGGGGAGCCGGGCGGCGGCACCGAGGAACAGGACTGGGACGAGGGCGCGACCGACATCCTCAAGACGGTCGGCAAGCAGGTGAAGCTCTGGCGCGAACGCGCGGGCCTGAAACAGGCGGAGTTGGGCGCCCGCATCGGCTACAGCGAGGAACTGGTCTCCTCGGTCGAGCGGGGCCGCCGCGCCCCGAAGCCGGAGTTCCTGGTGGCAGCCGACGAAGTAGTGGGCGCGGGCGGCATGTTGGCCGCGTTCACGGAGGATGTGGAGCGCGCGCGGTATCCGAAGAAGGTCCGTGACCTGGCCCGGTTGGAGGCGGATGCGGTGGAGCTGTGCGGCTATGCCGGAACGGTCATGCACGGCTTGCTCCAGACCGAGGACTACGCCCGAGCCCTGTATCGGATGCGCCGACCCGTGATGGACGACGACATCATCGAGACGAACATCTCCGCGCGCATGGACAGGCAAGGGATCTTCGGCCGACGTCCAGCTCCGTTCATCAGCTTCGTCCAGGAGGAGGCCACCCTTCGACGCCCGGTCGGAGGAAGGTCGGTGCTGCGGGGCCAACTCGAACACCTTCTGGAGATCGGGCGATTGAGGCACGTAGAAATCCAGGTGATGCCAACGGCTCTTGAGGACCATGCTGGCCTGAGCGGACCATTTCAGCTTATCGTTCCGAGAGTCGGACCCAAGGTCGGGCACGTGGAAGTACAGCAGTTCAGCCGCGTCGTCTCCGACCAGAAGGAGGTCCGCCGGCTGGACGCCCTCTACGGGATCATCCGCGCACAGGCTCTGACGCCGCGTGAGTCGCTGGCGTTCATCGAAAAGGTGCTGGGAGAGACATGA
- a CDS encoding DUF397 domain-containing protein: protein MTSKPYAADNTQLHWRKSSYSTADGPQCIEVALSWRKSSHSSNEGPACVEVAACPEIVHVRDSKDPEGPQLAFGPEAWAAFVAYAAERA, encoded by the coding sequence ATGACGAGCAAGCCGTACGCCGCTGACAACACCCAGTTGCACTGGCGCAAGAGCAGCTACAGCACCGCCGATGGCCCGCAGTGCATTGAAGTCGCCCTCTCCTGGCGCAAGTCCAGCCACAGCAGTAACGAGGGCCCGGCCTGTGTCGAGGTCGCGGCCTGCCCCGAGATCGTTCACGTCCGGGACTCCAAGGACCCGGAGGGGCCGCAGCTCGCGTTCGGGCCCGAGGCGTGGGCCGCGTTCGTCGCGTACGCCGCCGAGCGGGCCTGA
- a CDS encoding DNAJC11 domain-containing protein, translating into MVTRRTFLSGSAVAAVVGVGAEPAVAEARTPAGAGSMRPIDRQAVVARHRVVRGKLDTQSPLQVGNGGFAFGVDVTGLQTFVPFNTMSDWGWHSFPLPPGQEPSDFRGQVWDTHGRPVDYPIPNPDQPELSAWLYANPARLNLGRIGMELTMPDGRAATAGDLTAVHQELDLWTGVLDSRFEIAGEPVHVRTCCHPDHDTIAVQIDSPLVATGRLAVLLDFPYADGQEFAAYVGNYGAPDAHTTTATTRGHDRADITHRLDSTEYHVALAWEGQGAFTALGATTGELAIRTAQYGTDGHWADVTGILAPLVADNSLTLPVNYLNLGDPAPGQAKRLEVGYTYAGQDHDIVVPDGQTLSIGAAADRHRYRLAAGGRTDRLRFTCTYAPTQAGSVPTSSASFAASTRAWRQYWLSGGAIDLSASTDPRWEELERRVVLSQYLMRVNEAGSLPPQEAGLVNNGWNGKFHMEMYWWHGAQWALWNRWPMLDRSLDVYERFHKSARERAEFQGFGGARWPKCTTADGRESPHVIHALLVWQQPHPLFLAEMDYQAHPDESTLHKWRDIVFDTADFLSSWAFWDEATSRYILGPPMYVVSENTDPKTTQNPTFELAYWRFGLRIAQQWRKRLGLRDDPQWQRVHDKLAPLPVQDGVYVLNEGVQDMWTKWNYEHPALIGPYGWLPGDGVDVPTMARTAEKVFTGWQFDQTWGWDFPMLAMCAARLGRPADAVDFLLHPAAGFQFDDAGLATGGPFPYFPSNAALLYAVAFMAAGWHGAPDHHAPGFPADRSWSVRFEGLQPAL; encoded by the coding sequence ATGGTCACGCGTAGAACGTTCCTGTCCGGCTCGGCGGTCGCGGCGGTGGTCGGCGTCGGCGCGGAGCCCGCTGTCGCCGAGGCCCGTACGCCGGCGGGCGCCGGGTCGATGCGCCCGATCGACCGGCAGGCCGTCGTGGCCCGCCACCGCGTGGTGCGTGGGAAGCTCGACACGCAGAGCCCCCTGCAGGTCGGCAACGGCGGGTTCGCGTTCGGCGTCGACGTCACCGGGCTACAGACGTTCGTGCCGTTCAACACCATGTCGGACTGGGGCTGGCACAGCTTCCCGCTGCCGCCCGGCCAGGAGCCGTCGGACTTCCGCGGCCAGGTCTGGGACACGCACGGCCGGCCCGTCGACTACCCCATTCCCAACCCGGACCAGCCCGAACTGTCGGCGTGGCTCTACGCCAATCCGGCCCGCCTCAACCTCGGACGTATCGGCATGGAGCTGACCATGCCCGACGGCCGCGCGGCCACCGCCGGTGACCTCACGGCCGTCCACCAGGAACTCGACCTGTGGACCGGCGTCCTCGACAGCCGGTTCGAGATCGCGGGCGAGCCGGTCCACGTCCGTACCTGCTGCCACCCCGACCACGACACGATCGCCGTGCAGATCGACTCGCCGCTCGTCGCCACCGGGCGGTTGGCGGTCCTCCTCGACTTCCCGTATGCCGACGGGCAGGAGTTCGCGGCGTACGTCGGTAACTACGGTGCGCCGGACGCCCACACGACGACGGCGACGACGCGCGGGCACGACCGCGCCGACATCACGCACCGGCTGGACTCGACCGAATACCACGTCGCGCTCGCCTGGGAAGGCCAGGGCGCGTTCACCGCGCTGGGCGCCACCACCGGTGAACTCGCCATCCGTACCGCGCAGTACGGAACCGACGGTCACTGGGCCGACGTCACCGGCATCCTCGCGCCGCTCGTCGCGGACAACTCGCTGACCCTGCCGGTCAATTACCTGAACCTCGGCGACCCGGCGCCCGGCCAGGCCAAGCGCCTGGAGGTCGGCTACACGTACGCGGGCCAGGACCACGACATCGTCGTCCCCGACGGCCAGACTCTGTCGATCGGAGCGGCGGCCGACCGGCACCGCTACCGCCTCGCCGCCGGCGGCCGTACCGACCGGCTGCGGTTCACCTGCACGTACGCGCCCACGCAGGCCGGATCGGTGCCGACGTCGAGCGCGAGCTTCGCGGCGAGCACCCGGGCCTGGCGGCAGTACTGGCTCTCCGGCGGGGCGATCGACCTGTCCGCGAGCACCGACCCGCGCTGGGAGGAACTGGAGCGGCGCGTCGTGCTCTCTCAGTACCTGATGCGCGTCAACGAGGCGGGCTCGCTGCCGCCGCAGGAGGCCGGGCTCGTCAACAACGGCTGGAACGGCAAGTTCCACATGGAGATGTACTGGTGGCACGGTGCGCAGTGGGCGCTGTGGAACCGCTGGCCGATGCTCGACCGCAGCCTGGACGTCTACGAGCGCTTCCACAAGTCGGCGCGCGAACGCGCGGAATTCCAGGGCTTCGGCGGCGCGCGCTGGCCGAAGTGCACGACGGCCGACGGGCGCGAGTCGCCGCACGTCATCCACGCCCTGCTGGTGTGGCAGCAGCCGCACCCGCTCTTCCTCGCCGAGATGGACTACCAGGCGCACCCCGACGAGAGCACGTTGCACAAGTGGCGCGACATCGTCTTCGACACCGCCGACTTCCTTTCCTCCTGGGCCTTCTGGGACGAGGCCACGAGCCGCTACATCCTCGGCCCGCCCATGTACGTGGTCTCGGAGAACACCGACCCCAAGACCACCCAGAACCCGACGTTCGAGCTGGCCTACTGGCGGTTCGGCCTGCGGATCGCGCAGCAGTGGCGCAAGCGCCTCGGCCTGCGCGACGACCCGCAGTGGCAGCGCGTCCACGACAAGCTCGCGCCGCTGCCGGTGCAGGACGGCGTGTACGTCCTGAACGAGGGCGTCCAGGACATGTGGACGAAGTGGAACTACGAACACCCGGCCCTGATCGGCCCGTACGGCTGGCTGCCGGGCGACGGTGTCGACGTCCCCACGATGGCCCGTACCGCCGAGAAGGTCTTCACCGGCTGGCAGTTCGACCAGACCTGGGGGTGGGACTTCCCGATGCTCGCGATGTGCGCCGCGCGGCTCGGCCGCCCCGCCGACGCCGTGGACTTCCTGCTCCACCCGGCCGCGGGCTTCCAGTTCGACGACGCCGGCCTGGCCACCGGCGGGCCGTTCCCCTACTTCCCCAGCAACGCCGCGCTGCTGTACGCCGTCGCCTTCATGGCCGCCGGCTGGCACGGCGCCCCCGACCACCACGCACCGGGCTTCCCCGCGGACCGGAGCTGGTCGGTGCGCTTCGAGGGGCTGCAGCCGGCCCTGTGA
- a CDS encoding helix-turn-helix domain-containing protein: protein METAQNWGEVGERIAEARLAAGLSQGDLASRVELDRTAVVRIEAGERRITALELSRLADALGVPLAHLLSRPREALVSRRTALEETSDGTARSRYRLDARLEEHARFAAWLVSHGHLRPPVLDDALLRTPGMSPDPVKLAQAARGVAGLVSGPLGALADVLECFGLYLTVVDDAGEGASLLQDGYGVAVISGEPQPGRRRWTAAHELGHHLLQDEYHSDAGVAAARDEREQLIDRFAEEFLLPGDDMRSAWAETDGGRSPRAVLLDLAARYRVSWSAVVNRARRLDFIDVTDARRYKADIPQRGDFLAAHGSQPVPDLEIGTTGRQWRKATLQAWFAGAVTAPRVVELLYGAISEDELPSRDVEDELP, encoded by the coding sequence ATGGAAACGGCGCAGAACTGGGGAGAGGTCGGCGAGCGGATCGCCGAGGCCCGCCTCGCCGCGGGCTTGAGCCAGGGCGATCTCGCCTCGCGAGTCGAGCTGGACCGCACCGCAGTCGTCCGCATCGAAGCAGGCGAGCGGCGGATCACCGCATTGGAGCTGTCCCGGCTGGCCGACGCGTTGGGCGTCCCCCTGGCGCACCTGCTCTCGCGACCACGAGAGGCTCTGGTCTCCCGCCGTACCGCCCTCGAAGAGACTTCCGACGGCACGGCCCGCTCCCGGTACCGGCTCGACGCCCGGCTCGAGGAACACGCCCGGTTCGCCGCCTGGCTCGTCTCACACGGTCACCTGCGGCCACCGGTGCTCGACGACGCACTGCTGCGTACTCCTGGCATGTCACCCGACCCCGTGAAACTGGCGCAGGCGGCCCGGGGTGTCGCCGGGCTCGTGTCCGGCCCGCTCGGTGCGCTGGCCGACGTTCTGGAGTGCTTCGGCCTCTACCTGACCGTCGTCGATGACGCGGGGGAGGGCGCATCCCTTCTTCAGGACGGGTACGGCGTCGCCGTCATCAGCGGCGAGCCCCAGCCGGGTCGTCGGCGGTGGACGGCCGCGCACGAGCTGGGTCACCACCTGTTGCAGGACGAGTATCACAGCGACGCGGGAGTCGCGGCCGCGCGGGACGAGCGCGAGCAGCTCATCGACCGTTTCGCCGAGGAGTTCCTGCTGCCGGGGGACGACATGCGGTCCGCCTGGGCGGAGACCGACGGGGGGAGGAGCCCTCGGGCGGTCCTGCTGGACCTCGCTGCCCGCTACCGCGTGTCATGGAGCGCGGTCGTCAACCGTGCACGTCGTCTGGACTTCATCGATGTCACGGACGCCCGCCGCTACAAGGCGGACATACCGCAGCGCGGCGATTTCCTCGCCGCCCACGGCAGCCAACCGGTACCGGACCTGGAGATCGGCACCACCGGTAGGCAGTGGCGCAAGGCGACGCTGCAAGCCTGGTTCGCCGGCGCCGTCACCGCGCCGCGAGTTGTCGAACTGCTCTACGGCGCCATCAGCGAGGACGAACTCCCCAGCCGCGACGTGGAAGACGAGCTGCCGTGA
- a CDS encoding enoyl-CoA hydratase-related protein, which yields MDILLVASAFNSLTQRVFAELGDRGHRVAVELALGDEALREAVRSHAPELIVAPMLRTAIPEDIWSAYTCLIVHPGPVGDRGPSSLDRAVTEGAEEWGVTVLQAVAEMDAGDVWASVACPVPPVGKSDLYRNEIGDAAARAVMLAVERVAAGSYVPRPQQATPATPATPAGLAAPGAESPAEPAPAGPGAPRSRPYLDQSERRIDWAADPTELVVRKLRAADSQPGVLDDLLGEQWYLHGGHPEGVLRGRPGTLLATRAGAVCRATADGAVWLPELRPRRKPGGPATFKRPAVLALGDRMPALPESAVPLWLPRERRTYSDIRYEEDGQVGFLRFAFPGGAMSTDQCRRLLAAHRFACSRPTTVLVLGGARDFFSNGIHLNVIQGAADPAQESWENINAMDDVVEALLTTPDRLVVAALAGNAAAGGVPLALAADEVWCRAGAVLNPHYRLMGLHGSEYWTYTLPRRVGDAQAERLMRQALPVTAARARDLGLVDLVLDSTPAQFGAAVAERAARLASAPRTQQRVVEKKARRERDEETLRAHRERELALMRQTFFDPDAPYHALRSAFVTKQRPTRTPEHLRRGNTAD from the coding sequence ATGGACATCCTGCTGGTGGCGAGCGCGTTCAACAGCCTGACGCAGCGCGTGTTCGCGGAGTTGGGGGACCGCGGGCACCGGGTGGCGGTGGAACTGGCGCTCGGGGACGAGGCGTTGCGCGAGGCCGTCAGGAGCCACGCGCCCGAGCTGATCGTCGCACCGATGCTCAGGACGGCGATCCCGGAGGACATCTGGTCGGCGTACACCTGCCTGATCGTCCACCCGGGCCCGGTGGGGGACCGCGGACCGTCGTCGCTGGACCGGGCCGTCACCGAGGGGGCCGAGGAGTGGGGGGTGACGGTCCTCCAGGCGGTCGCCGAGATGGACGCGGGCGACGTGTGGGCGTCGGTGGCCTGCCCGGTGCCCCCGGTCGGCAAGAGCGACCTGTACCGCAACGAGATCGGTGACGCGGCGGCCCGAGCGGTGATGCTGGCGGTCGAGCGCGTCGCCGCCGGGAGCTATGTGCCGCGCCCGCAGCAGGCAACTCCCGCAACTCCCGCAACTCCCGCCGGCCTTGCCGCTCCGGGTGCCGAAAGCCCCGCCGAACCCGCTCCCGCCGGGCCGGGCGCGCCGCGCTCCCGGCCCTATCTCGACCAGAGCGAGCGGCGGATCGACTGGGCGGCGGACCCCACCGAACTGGTGGTGCGGAAGCTGCGGGCGGCGGACTCGCAGCCCGGCGTGCTCGACGACCTGCTCGGTGAGCAGTGGTACCTGCACGGCGGGCATCCCGAGGGCGTCCTGCGCGGGCGCCCCGGGACGCTGCTGGCCACCCGCGCCGGAGCCGTCTGCCGTGCGACCGCGGACGGAGCGGTGTGGCTCCCCGAACTGCGGCCCCGCCGCAAGCCGGGCGGGCCCGCGACCTTCAAGCGGCCGGCCGTACTCGCCCTCGGGGACCGGATGCCCGCGCTGCCCGAGTCCGCCGTCCCGCTGTGGCTGCCCCGGGAGCGGCGGACGTACAGCGACATCCGCTACGAGGAGGACGGGCAGGTCGGGTTCCTGCGGTTCGCCTTCCCCGGCGGCGCGATGAGCACCGACCAGTGCCGGCGGCTGCTCGCGGCCCACCGCTTCGCCTGCTCGCGCCCGACCACCGTGCTGGTGCTGGGCGGCGCCAGGGACTTCTTCTCCAACGGCATCCACCTGAACGTGATCCAGGGCGCCGCTGACCCGGCCCAGGAGTCCTGGGAGAACATCAACGCCATGGACGATGTCGTCGAGGCGCTACTGACGACCCCGGACCGGCTGGTCGTGGCCGCGCTCGCCGGTAACGCGGCGGCCGGCGGAGTGCCGCTCGCGCTGGCCGCGGACGAGGTCTGGTGCCGCGCCGGGGCCGTGCTCAACCCGCATTACCGCCTGATGGGGCTGCACGGTTCGGAGTACTGGACGTACACGCTGCCCCGACGGGTGGGAGACGCGCAGGCCGAACGGCTCATGCGGCAGGCCCTGCCGGTGACCGCCGCCCGCGCGCGCGACCTCGGCCTCGTCGACCTCGTGCTCGACAGCACACCCGCGCAGTTCGGTGCGGCCGTCGCGGAACGTGCCGCGCGTCTGGCGTCGGCGCCCCGCACGCAGCAGCGCGTCGTCGAGAAGAAGGCGCGGCGGGAACGGGACGAGGAGACGCTGCGGGCCCACCGCGAGCGGGAACTGGCCCTGATGCGGCAGACCTTCTTCGACCCGGACGCGCCGTACCACGCGCTGCGCAGTGCCTTCGTCACCAAGCAGCGCCCCACGCGGACCCCTGAGCATCTGCGCCGCGGGAACACGGCGGACTAG
- a CDS encoding TetR/AcrR family transcriptional regulator, translated as MNDRTTAKAADTGEAEPLPGGRARPKTGKSEQTRALILATAMRLFQERGYDKTTMRAIAQEAGVSVGNAYYYFESKEFLIQGFYDLMTHDHARDATSRMEGERDFARRLEITLASWLDCAAEYHEFAAQFFRTAADPDSSLSPFSNESHPARETAVALFHDVLTGSDLAPKLDAELAELLPDLLWLHLMVVVLYWVFDRTEDTARTREFVRRSTPFVARIITLSRYRAFRPLVRDAKGLIQDFILPTIGKTPLPTSPKPPTPTSKRKRRA; from the coding sequence ATGAACGACCGCACCACCGCGAAGGCCGCCGACACCGGCGAGGCCGAGCCGCTGCCCGGTGGCCGGGCCAGGCCGAAGACGGGCAAGAGCGAGCAGACCCGGGCGCTGATCCTCGCCACGGCGATGCGGCTGTTCCAGGAGCGCGGCTACGACAAGACCACGATGCGGGCGATCGCCCAGGAGGCCGGGGTCTCGGTCGGCAACGCGTACTACTACTTCGAGTCGAAGGAATTCCTGATCCAGGGGTTCTACGACCTGATGACGCACGACCACGCGCGCGACGCGACATCCCGCATGGAGGGGGAGCGGGATTTCGCGCGGCGACTGGAGATCACCCTCGCCTCCTGGCTGGACTGCGCGGCGGAATACCATGAGTTCGCCGCGCAGTTCTTCCGCACCGCCGCCGACCCGGACAGCTCGCTCAGCCCGTTCTCCAACGAGTCCCACCCGGCCCGCGAGACCGCCGTCGCCCTCTTCCACGACGTCCTGACCGGCTCCGACCTCGCCCCCAAACTCGACGCCGAACTCGCCGAGCTCCTCCCCGACCTGCTGTGGCTGCACCTGATGGTGGTCGTCCTGTACTGGGTCTTCGACCGCACCGAGGACACCGCCCGCACCCGCGAGTTCGTCCGCCGCTCCACCCCGTTCGTCGCGCGGATCATCACCCTGTCCCGCTACCGGGCCTTCCGCCCCCTGGTCCGCGACGCCAAGGGCCTGATCCAGGACTTCATCCTCCCCACCATCGGCAAGACCCCCCTCCCCACTTCGCCGAAGCCGCCCACCCCCACCAGTAAGCGCAAACGCCGCGCCTGA